gttcaaggctgcagtgagctataatcccaccccacagcacttcagcctgggtagaatatttttttctgtctcaaaaaataaaactaagaataaataaataataaaaatatagccatcctagtgggggCTAAGTGTGAAGCAGAGGCTAAGCTTTTAGGATCAGTGTCACAATCATGGGTCCCTCTGCTCTGGTCTCCTGCCCTGAGGCAGCTGGGGAGGAGCCCCGCCACCCTGCTGCCTGCCAAGGACAGGTGCAGGGCCTTTGCACCGCAGAGAAGCTTGATCCTTTGGAGGTGAGGTGGCAGGACCTCTCAAATCGACATCATACCCTGACCCAGGAGAAACTGAGCCCAGCTCCCCAAATTCCAGGATGGTGACCACCGGATTCCAGAAGGCCCTGCCTTTGAGGAATCTCTGTTGGGTTGTGAGGGGCTGCTGGGAGGCTCTTACCACACAGTGCCCACCTGGAGGGCCTGGGACAGGTAATTGGCCTTGTCCAAATCCTTTGCGAAGACAGCTGCGGCCAGCCCGTATGTGGAATTGTTGGCTCTCCCAACAACCTCCTCTATGGTCTTGAACTTCAGGATCTGCATCACCGGCCCGAAGATCTGGAGTGAGAGAGCAGAGTAGGGGGGTTTGGCAACACGGAGGCACCTGCCATCGAGCTCACTCAGAGCAGAACAGATGATTCCAGATTGGGGGATGAGCCCCCAGTCATGCTTTAACAGTTCCAGGGGAAGACAACAGCCATCAAGCTCAGCAGAACACAGAGGGAATGGAGCCAACAGGGGCCAACTTCCTCCTGTGGGCCCCGGACTTTACATAGAGTATCCCGTTTCTAAACAATCCTGCCAGGTATGTTATTCACATGTGACACACAGATTTAGTGTCAAACAATTTAAgtcagctgggcattgtggctcacgcctgtagtcccagcactttgggaggccaaggtgggagaactacttgagtctaggagttggagtccagcctggcaaacacagtgagaccttgtctttactcaaaaaaaaaaaaaaatttggccgggcatgatggctcacacctgtaatcccagcattttgggaggctgaggcaggtggatcacctgaggtctggagttcgagaccagcctggccaaaatggtgaaaccccatctctactaaaaataagaaaaattagctaggtgtggtggtgtgcgcctgtaatcccagttactagtaggggctgaggcaggagaatcgcttgaacctgggaggcagaggttgcagtgagccgagatcgcgccactgcactccagcctggcgacagagtgagactctgtctcaaaaaaagaagagaaaaacaagccgggcatggtggctcatgcctgtaatcccagcactttgggaggccgaggcaggcagatcacgaagtcaggagttcgagaccagcctgatcaacgtggtgaaaccctgtctctactaaaaatacaaaaattagccaggcgtggctaAAATCGGAGATGGaatcccgctctgttgcccaggctggagtgcagtggcatgacctcagctcactgcaacctctgcctcccgggttcaggtgattctcctacctcagcctccagagtagctgggattacaagcaagcaccaccacaccgggctaattttttatttttaatatagacagggttttgccacattggccaggctggtctcgaactcctgacctcaggtgatccacccgccttggcctcccaaagtgttgggattacaggcgtgagccactgtgcccaacctgtactaaaatttttttaaaaaattagccaggcatagtagtgagcacctatagtcccagctactcaggaggctgaggtgggaggatcatttgagcccaggagttcaaggctataaggagccatgattataccactgcactccagtctgggcaacagagcaagacgctgacCGAAAGTAAAAAAGTCATGGGAAGGAACAGGCAGTGTCATTCCTAGACTCCTGGCTCTGAGGGCCAGGACACAAAGGCCTGCAGGCCATGCTGAGGAATGCAGACAATCTCCCAGACAGAGGGTACAAGCTGAAGAGGAGTGACAAGATCAGATACATACTATGAATAACTTGTTATGGGCACTGGTTCTGGGCATAACTCGAGATCTGGCCCCGAGCTAGCAGACGGGTGACAGCGTCAGGATGCCAGGCTGAACTGTTTACCTCACCTCCCGCCAAGAACGTTCCCAAAGCACCGGCCCCAGGTGCTCACCTCCTCCTTGGCGATGGTCATGCCATCCTACACGTCTCCAAACACGGTGGGCTGGATGAAGTAACCACGGTCAGCAGCAATGCCCCCACCACACAGCAGCTTCGCCCCCTCTTGTTTCCCAGTGTTGATATAGACGAGGATCTTCTTAAACTGAGTTTCATCCACCTCTGGGAGAAGGAACCCGGAGTTATGGAGACATCGGATTCAGACCTCTCCTAGGCTTCAGGCTTAGAATTATGTGGCAACAAGACAACTGGGAAATGGACGAACGTCATGAGTAAGCAAGATCAGAAGAGGAAACACACAGGGCCaataacagaaaacacaaaaaaggccCGACTTCCTCAGCCTACCAGAGAAAATGACATCaaatcaatttttacttttcaactATAAGATTACCAAAAAGTTTAGGAAGAAAATACACTGATAGCAAGAGACTGTTACATACACTGTTAGAAGGATGACAGGCTGATACAGCCTTTAGAGAAAGTGGTTTATTAATATTGCTCAAAAATTATATGCTCAGACCCTTTGGCCCAGCTATTTaacttccaggaatttattctacATATGCACAAAGAGAAATGAACAAGGATATTCACtagggagtatttttttttttgtatttttgtttttgagacggggtctcactctgtcacccaggctggagtgcagtggtgcaatctccactcattgcaacctccgtctcccatactcaaatgatcctcccacctcagccttccgagtagctgggactataggcatacgccagtatgctgggctaatttttgtatttttagtagagacagggttttgccttgttgcccaggctggggaagCATTTTATAAAggcaaaagatggaaacaattcTAAGTATAAATCAGTAGAGGGGTTGGTTAAAATTATTACGGTGCATCCAATATATTCGGTTGCCACTAATAGATCTGTGAACCGACACAGAAAGATGGCCCAAGATATTctgtaaaaagaaggaaagcttgggccgggtgcagtggctcacgcctgtaatcccagcactttggggggccgaggcaggccgatcatgaggtcaagagttcgagaccagcctggccaacacagtgaaaccccatctctactaaaaatacaaaaattagctgggcatggtggcacgtgcctgtagtcccagctactcgggaagctgaggcaggagaatcacttgaaccagggaggtgaaggttgcagtgagccgagatcgtgccactgcactccagctttggcaacaaagacttcgtctcaaaaaaaaagaaggaaagcttgTAGAACAATATGCACTATATACTCCTTTATGGGGTAGGGGAGAAgggcgacagggtctcactgtattgcccagtctgaagagcagtggcacaatcatggctcactgcaacttcaacctccctgagctcaggtatcttctcacctcagtctcccgagtagctgggaccacaggtgtgcgccaccacacctgggtaatttttatatttttagtagagatggagttttgctatgttgcccaggctagtctcgaactcctgggctcaagtaattgactcaccttggcctccctcccaagtgttaggattacaggggttagccaccacacccggcctattttaaaaaaaataaacatacagcataactgtgtgtgcatgcgtgGTTACCGatggagaataaaagaaatgcaacaaagtcttattttttacattaaaacctttttttttaaaagagtcagggtctcactctgtcgctcaggcagcagtgcagtggtgtgatcactgctcactgcaggcttgaccttctgggctcccacctcagcctcccaagtagctgagagtatAGGCACGCATCActatgtctagctaattttttttgcttttttgaaaaaaaattacttagtttttgaaacagagtctcactctgtcacccaggctggagtgcagtggcacaattttggctcaccacaacctctgcctcccaggttcaaatgattctcctgcctcagcctcccgagtagctgggattatgggcacccaccacaatgcctgaatagtttttgtatttttagtagagatgaggtttcaccatgttggacaggctggtcatgatttgcatttttttttttttttagtagagacgaggtcttgctgtagtgcccaggctgatcttgaaatcctgggctcaagagattctcctgcctcagcctcccaaagtgttggggttacagatgtgagttGCCACATATAGCCTAAACACTTtctcattaaaattattaatgcaAGTTTATATTACCTTAATAATTAGCCACAAAGAGAAATGagacaaaaagaaatgttaggacgggtgcagtggctcatgtctgtaatctcagcactttgggaggctgaggtgggcggatcacaaggtcaggagttcaagaccagcctggccaacatagtgaaaccccgtctctactaaagatacaaaaaattagctgggcgtggtggtgggcccctgtaatctcagctactcgggaggctgaggcaggagaatcattcaaacccaggaggtggaggttgcagtatgccgagatcgtgccactgtactctagcctggagacagagcaagactctgtctcaaaaaaaaaaaaaaaaaaagaaaagaaaagaaatgttaggacaggtgcggtggctcatacctgtaatctcagcactttgggaggccaaggcagatggatcacctgaggtcaggagttcgagaccagcctgaccatcttgtgaaaccccgtctctactaaaaatacaaaaattagcagggtgtggtggtgtgcacttgtagtcccacctactcaggaggctgagacagaattgtttgaacctaggaggtggaggttgcagtgagccgagatggtgccactgcacgccagcctgggtgatagagcgagactgtctcaaaagaaagaaagaaagaaatgttagtGTTCCTAgctgcactattcacagtaaccaaaaggtggaaacaatcaaGTGTCTGTCAATAGATTaatggaaaaatcaaaatgtggtctatccacacaatggaatattacttggcCTTTTATATTCTGATACATTcttgttacaacatggatgaacctttaaAACATGGCTAcgtggaagaagccagacacaaagaacCATGTAGTGTAggattccatttgtataaaatgtcCACAATAGATAAATCTACAGGCAGAACatagattggtggttgcctagGCCTGGTGgggggaggaatggggagtgactgctaatgggtacaggataTTTAGGGGAGGTAATGACAATAATATAgaattagtggtgatggttgcacaatgttgtgaatatactaaaaatcactgaatcgTACACTAAAATAGTGCATTTTATGCtacatgaattatatctcaataaagctattaaagaTAGAGATgttgaaggccaggcacagtggctcacacctgcaatcccaggactttgggaggctgaggtgagaggattgcttgagcccagcaattcaagaccagcctgggtaacatagcaagacctcatctctacaaaaagtatgaatattagccaggtgtggtgacatgtgcctgtagtcccagctacttgggaggctgaagcaggaggatcacttgaggccaagaggttgaggctgcagtgagccatgatcacaccactgcattccagcctgggcaacagaacaagaccctgtctctaaaaaaaatcaaagaggggGATGTTGGGCACATAACCCTGTCCCATGGCAAGGCCAGTCCATCCTCAGACATGGCTGTGGCTCTCCACTGAGGAACCAGAAATGCAAACTGctaaaagaaagaagccagtctgagaAGGCTACCTACTGTATGATTTGTATAAGAcaatctggaaaaggcaaaactatagagacaataaaaagattggccaggcacaatggctcacacctgtaatcccagcactttgggaggccgaggtgggtggatcacgaggtcaggagattgaggccatcctggccaacatggtgaaaccctgtctctactaaaaatacaaaaattcgctgggcatggtggcatgcacctgtaagtcccagctactcaggagactggggcaggagaatcgcttgaacccaggaggtacaggttgcagtgagccgagatcgcaccactgcactccagcctggtgatgcagcgagactctgtctcaaaaaaaaaaaaaaaatcagtggttgccttccagggctcaggggaggaagagagggaagaatagGTGGAGGACGGGGGTTTCAGGGCacaaatatatttacatgatACTAGAATGATGGTATCATACATATTATGATACATTTGTCTAGGCCCAtacaacaacacaaaaaatgaCCCCAAGGCTGGGTGCCTGatggcagattgcctgagctcaggagttcgagcccagcctgggcaacagagtgaaaccctgtctctactaaaatacaaaaaattagccaggcgtggtggtgtgcacctgtagtcccagctactcaggaggctgaggcacgagaattgcttgaacctgggtggcatgAGTCGAGATCCCGTCACTGCATTGCAGGCCTggacgacagaacaagaccctgtctcaaaaaaaaaaaaaagcaaaactcaaatATACACTACAGACTTAAGTTAATAATAAGGTACCAGTATTGGCTCATCAATACTAACAGATGAACCACACTCGTGCAGGATGTGAATAAAGGGGAAACTGGGGGAACAGGGAGGTGCAAAGTAATATATGGGCACTCTCTGTACGTTCAGCTctatttttctataaacctaCAACTGCTCAAAAGTaaaatccaggccaggcgtggtggttcatgtctgcaatcccagcactttgagaggcaaaggcaggaggactgcttgagcccaggagttcaaagctgaggtgaggtatgattgcaccactacactccagcctggtcaacagagaccttgtctctaaaatataaataggtaaataaataaataaataaacaaaatcaaacagcTCAAAACATGAAGTGAAATAAAGTCCCTACACCAGCCATACCATGGCTCTCAGACCATACCAAGGTTCACAGGGCTGTGTATCTTCTGGTGGATACATTTCTACTGATGACCAAGGTCTTGGAAACACACACTCCCTTTTGCAGACACTCCTGGTATTTGTTACATATATGCAATTTACAAAGTGCTTCCCAGGATTAATTTCCACATCACAGCCGCCCTGTGAAtgaggcagggcagggctcgAGATGGGGAAATGAAGGCTGAGGGAGGGAACATAGCTTCCCAAAGGCACACAGCTGCTGTGTGGTAGAGCTGAGACCTGAACCCAGTCCCAACTGATCTAAGCCCGATGCCCTCTCTGCTTCTCATGCTGGCTCTGGACACCCAGACCCTGTTGCACTGCCTGGCTCACCTGCGGCCCCTGCTCGGTCTTGCTATCAAAGGGGTTCCCAACCACCCGGGACTTGGCCCGGGCAACGCTCCGCTCCACAAACTCATCATAGATGTCCTCCTGCACGAAGGTCTGGGAGCCGGCACAGCAGCACTGGCCCTGGTTGAAGAACAGGGCGAAGTGGGCCTGTTCCACGGCCCAATCCACTGCAGGAAGTGGGCAGGGGACAGAAAGGTGACagtgagaagaggaggaggacccTGGCCCCGGCGGCTGCCTGCCCAATGGAGCCTGTTCCCACCACTGTCAGGGTTGATGCCTGCTGGGTGCCAGAGACAGATAGGAGGGGCGATCTGGGAGCCCACTGCCAACCAGGACAAAGAGCGTGATGGCGGCGAGTGGATGAGTCAGATAGCAGGGGCGTGGCCTAGCCTGATGATGCAGAGAGCAGCCAGGGAGAGGCTGGGGACAGGCCAAGGCCAGGCCACACAGGCCCTGCGCTGGCGTCTTATCCTGAGGCCCAAGGGACAGCAACCAATGCCATTGGGCACTGGGAGCGACAGGATCGGCTGGAGCCACAACACAGGCGGCCAGGACTGCCTTCAAGGCCAGGCCTCCTCCAGCTGGGAACTCACTATCGGCATCTGACATGATGATGTTGGGGCTCTTCCCCTCCAGCTCCAGGGTCACTCTCTTGAGATTGCTGCTCCCGGCAGCAACCTGGATTACGTGGCCAATCTGTGGGGACAGAGAGACAGGAACGAGCTCTCAGTGCAGGGAGAAAGAGTCCAGCACTCTATAGACACAGAAGACAGTCCCCCACGGCTTGAGCGAGCAACTGGACCATGAGAGACCTAGAGAATTTCACCAAATagacattcacttttttttttcttttagacagggtctcgctctgtcacctaggctggagtgcagtggcgtgatctcagctcactgcagccttgacctctcaggctctggcaaccctcctgcctcggccttctgagtagctgggaccacacacacacaccaccacacagggCTAATTTTTAACCACAGTGGTAGTCCTGGTCAAGGAGTCTGACCTGGCCAAGGTGCTTTGATTTGGGGCAAACGGTCAGCTCTGGGCTGTGTGGAGTCTGGCTAGGCCTGGCCTCCTTAGTCCACATGGGACACTGGCCCCTCCCAAGGGCAGCTAGTGTGGCAACCAGACCACAAAGGGCTCAACCCTGCCCACCCCTCCTGGTACCTACAGGGTCCTCGCCTGAGCTCTGCAGAGGGCAAGTCCTGGAGGAAGAGACCTCCACTTGACACCCAGGAGCTCACCTTGAGCATGTCGTCCACTGAGGACAGGGGGAACCTGGGCCAAGGAGGCTGCAAGCTTGAGGCCAGGGTCACCTTACCTCGGTGGAGCCTGTGAATGCCACTTTGTCCACATCCTCATGGGAGGCAATGGCGGCCCCAGCAGTGGGGCCAAATCCAGGCACAATGTTGACCACACCAGGGGGAAAGCCGGCCTGTGAGCAAACAGCCAGGGGACACTGGGAGTCACCCTCCTATTCTGAAGGGCTTGACCAGGGGAAGACGCATCCTTTCTCAGAGAGGGTGGGACAGTCTGCCAAGGACACGTGGTCAGAAGCTAGTTGTATGGGGCACTACATGGGAATTCTAAATGGGACGGAGAAGAAGCCTGTTCGCTGGGGTTCCCTGTGTCTTTGCCCCTCTCCTGACAGCATTCATTTAGAACAAcagtgggttttgtttgttttttgagaccgagtctctctctggcacccaggctggagtgcaatgttgtgatcacagctcacggcagcctcaaactcctgggctcaagtgatcctcctgccttaacctcccaagcagtttggactacaggtgcgtgccacccagctaatttttaattttttgtagagacggggtcttgctttgttgcccaggctggtctcaaactcctggactcaagcaatcctcctgctttggcctcccaaagtgctgggattgcaggtgtgagccaccgagcctggcctacagcaatatttttaattcttcaaagGGGATCTTGCAGTGAAGTCCAATGTGGAAAAAAGCTAAGAGGGAGCCACTCTGGTTCACATGATGATGGGGGCTCCACAAACATGCCTCCCTGTTTAGGGACCCCTGAGACCCTCCTCAGAACTCCTTTAGAACAAGCCTCAACAAGGGCATTTAGAGGTTAAGACCGGGACAAGCCACGCACCTCCTTGATCAAGTTGGCCACATAGAGGGCGGTGAGGGGCGTCTGCTCAGCTACCTTCATCACAACCACGTTTCCAGTCGCCAAGGCTGGGCCCAGCTTCCATGCTTGCATCAGGAGTGGGAAATTCCACTGCAACAAATAGCAGCCGCTGTCGAAATCCAAGCTTCCTCAGAGAACTACACTGGGTAGCAGAAGGTGGCAACCCCAGAGGGCAGAAGCAGCACCGAGTTCTCTGAACCCTGCGTTTCCTCCCCTAACTCCATCCATCGTGGTTTTAAGATGGATGGACGAGGCAGGCGGTGCACAAGGATGACAGACTCACATTTATCCGTGTTTTTACGTCCATGACACCATGCTAAGCCCTAATTACCTCCCTAAGACAGGCACTATGCCCACTTCCacttttcagatggggaaactgaggcttgggatataagtgacttgcccaaggttacagaaTTCACGAGTGGCAGGGCTGAGACTCAAACCAGATTGGCTTTGTCAGAGCCCATCTTCTtacctgccacccaggctgcctTCCAACACCACCCCCAGAACCCCTGCAATGAGCCTGGCAGACTGCCAAATCTCAGGGCACCCTGAAGAAACTCCAGGGAGGCTGGACTCACCAGAATAATCTGCCCACACACCCCCACGGGTTCATGGCGTGTGTAGCTGAAGAAGTCTCCGTCAATGGGAATGGTTTTCCCGTGGTACTTATCAGCCCAGCCGGCataatacctttaaaaaaaataacgcTCAAGCTCGAATCAATGATTGTCAGGGACCCCTGCAAACCCTGGcagaaagagaagactcaaactGGTCCAGCTGAGTCTTTCTGAAAACTGCCCTTGCTTTTGGCTTATTCAGAGAAAGACAAGTGACTGCGAAGCTCACAATAATCTAGGTAGCTAACCCTTAAGCCTCAGAATCGCCTGGGGTTCTTGTAAAAAACACCAGATCCCAGGAGTCCACTTCCAATCTACTCAATCCCACTCTCTGGGGCTCATGCCCAggaattagaatttttttcttcatttcttttctttcttttgagacagagtctcgctctgtcacccaggatggagtgcagtggtgtgatctcggctcactgcaacctccgcctcccaggttcaagcaattctctacctcagcctcccgagtagctgggattacaggcacctgccactatgcctggctatttttttgtatttttagtagagatggggtttcaccaccttggccagactggtctcgaactcctgacctcgtgatacctgcctcggcctcccaaagtgctgggattacaagtgtgagccaccatgcctgaccttgttttttttaagaaacagggtcttgctgggcatggtggctcacacttgtaatcccagcactttgggaggcctaggtgagcagatcacgaggtcaggagttcgagaccagcctggccaaggggtgaaaccccatctctactaaaaatacaaaaaattagctgggcgtggtggctggcacctgtaatcccagcacctcaagaggctgaggcagaataatcgcttgaacctgggaggcggaggttgcagtgagccgagatcgcaccactgtactccagcccgggcaacagagcgagactctgtctcaaaaaaaaaagaaaaagaaaagaaaaaaagaaaaagaaagaaacagggtcttgctcagttgcccaggctgcagtgcagtggcacgatcataactcactgcagccttgacctcctgggctcaagtgatcctctcaccttagcctcctgagtagctgagacgacaggcacatgtcaccatgcctggctaatgttttcaaattttttgtagagatgcgggtctccctatgttgcccaggctgctctcaaactcctgagctcaagtgatcctcctgccttggcctcccaaagtgctgggattacaggctcgagccattAGCACCTGGCTAGTGACTTGGGTTTGAACATGGGTTTGTGACCCTGGAAGAAAGCTAGCTAGGGGGTTGCCAATCTATGCAAGCCCAGGCATTGCACCTTCCCTCTCCCAGATCTATACAAACACAGTCTACATGACATGTGTTTTGCAAGCCCCAGAAGTTATTTCATCAGCACAAAAGCAAAATGCCAAAATTCAGGAAAGCGTTTGGCCCCAACTGAGATGTACCAGGCTGCTCTCTCTGGGGTGTCCTTGCAGAGGGAGTTTTGCAGCCTTGGCACtgctgacatttggggctggagaattctttgttgtgggactGTCCTGGACATTGCACGATGTTGAGCAGCATCTCTGACttctatccactagatgccagtagtaccCTTCCCCTCGCAGTCGAGGCTGCCAAAAATGTCTCTGGACATTGCCCAGTGTCCCCGGGGAGGCGTGATTGTGCTGGCTATGTGCGCCTGTTGTGAAGGATAccgactgttttcttttttttttttttttgagacaaagtctcccacttgtcccccaggctggagtgcagtggcgcgatagatcactgcaacctccgcctcccaggttcaagcgattctcctgcctcagacttacAAGTAgaatgcctgccaccacacccgtctaagttttgtatttttagtagagatggggtttcatcatgttggccaggctggtcttgaactcttgacctcaggtgatccacacgccttggcctcccaaagtgctgggattacaggcatgacccaccgcgcccagcccaactGTTTTCTTGTCCAGCCTCTACTCTTATGGCACTGCTTTCTCCCCACCATCTCTGTTTACATGTCATAGGGAGGCAGCCACTATGTACACAAATGATCTGTCTACCCTTGGCCACAGTTGGTCAGAACCAAGGCCAGCCACTCAGGGTCCTCTCTCAGGAATATGGCATTACAACTAAAAGATGACAGCTTAGCCTGGCTGGAATCAGGCATGGAGGTGCAAGAACAGGTGGTGTGGGCTACCAGGTCCCAACATAAAAACTGGccctcggccgggcatggtggctcacgcctgtaatcccagcactttgggaggctgaggcgggtggatcacgaggtcaggagatcgagaccatcctggctaacatggtgaaaccccatctccactaaaaatacaaaaaattagccgggcgtggtggcaggcgcct
This genomic window from Nomascus leucogenys isolate Asia unplaced genomic scaffold, Asia_NLE_v1 000710F_116640_qpd_obj, whole genome shotgun sequence contains:
- the LOC115833843 gene encoding LOW QUALITY PROTEIN: aldehyde dehydrogenase, mitochondrial-like (The sequence of the model RefSeq protein was modified relative to this genomic sequence to represent the inferred CDS: substituted 1 base at 1 genomic stop codon), which translates into the protein MGTDFSPSSILPKWMRVGTVEFSTPHLSHLLWILFFPSPSSVQSEIFINNEWHDAISRKTFPTVNPSTGEVICQVAEGDKEDVDKAVKAARAAFQLGSPWRRMDASHRGRLLNRLADLIERDRTYLAALETLDNGKPYVISYLVDLDMVLKCLRYYAGWADKYHGKTIPIDGDFFSYTRHEPVGVCGQIILWNFPLLMQAWKLGPALATGNVVVMKVAEQTPLTALYVANLIKEAGFPPGVVNIVPGFGPTAGAAIASHEDVDKVAFTGSTEIGHVIQVAAGSSNLKRVTLELEGKSPNIIMSDADMDWAVEQAHFALFFNQGQCCCAGSQTFVQEDIYDEFVERSVARAKSRVVGNPFDSKTEQGPQVDETQFKKILVYINTGKQEGAKLLCGGGIAADRGYFIQPTVFGDVXDGMTIAKEEIFGPVMQILKFKTIEEVVGRANNSTYGLAAAVFAKDLDKANYLSQALQVGTVW